The genomic DNA CGGCTGGTCCCGGCCCCGGCCGCCGACCTGGACCGCGCGGTGGCGGCGCTGCGGGAGACCGCGCTGGTGTGGGGCGACCCGGAGGAACTGCACGTGGTCCGCGCTGTCCGAGAGGTGCTCGGTACCAGCCCAGGTGGCACCGGTCCACCGCTGGCCGCCGCGCTGGCCGGGTTCCCGCCCGGGCGACTGCAGCACCTGCTCGGCGAGCTGGGCCTGCCGGGCACCCCGGACCCCCCGAGTGCGTTGGAATGCCTGCGGGAGACCCTCGGGGAGACCGAGTCGCTGGCCCGACTGCTGACGAGCGCCCCGCCCGGGGCGCTCGAACTGCTCGACAAGGTCGACGCAGTCGGCAACGGCGTGGTCGGACGCATCGACCGGGCGCCGACCGGCGCGGAGTCCGGGGCCGCGTTGGAGTGGTTGTTGGCCCGGGGCGTGCTGATCGCACTGAACGCCGACACCGTGGTGCTACCGGCCGAGGTCGGCGTCGCCCGGCGCGGTGGCGCGCTCTACCCGCACGCGCAGGTGGCTCCGCCGACGCCGGCGCCGGTCGAGGTCGGCGTCAAGGTCGCGGACGCGGCCGGAGTCGGCCAGGTGATGAACACCGTCCGGCAGGTGGAGCAGCTGCTCGAGGCCTGGTCGCTGGACCCGCCCGGGGTGCTGCGCTCCGGCGGCGGCCTGGGCGTGCGCGACCTCAAGCGCGTCCAGACGCTGCTCGACGCGGAGCCCGCGCAGGCCGCCGCGACCATCGAATTGGCCTACGTCACCGGGCTGGTCGCGGCCGAGGATCACGACGCCGGGCTGTACCTGCCAACGCCCGGGTACGACCAGTGGCTCGCCGCCGGCACCGCTGGGCGGTGGACGCAGCTCGTCCAGGCCTGGCTGCGCACCAGCCGGGTCGCGGCCCTGGTGGGCACCCGGACCGACGTCGGCGGCCCCCGCGACCGGCCCCTGCCCGCGCTCGGCGCCGACCTGGACCGGGCCTGGGCGCCCGGGCTGCGGCGGGCCACGATCGAGGAACTCGCCGCGCTGCCGAACGGGACCAAGGCCACGGCCGCCGACGTGCTGGCCCGGCTGGCCTGGCGGGCACCGCGCCGGACCGGCGTGCTGCACGAGGTGTTCGTCCGCGCCACGCTCAACGACGCCGCCCGCCTCGGTGTCACCGGGTCCGGCGCACTGACCACCTTCGGCCGGGCGGTGCTCGACGACGACCCGGCCGGGGCCACAGCACGCCTTGAACGGGCGCTGCCGGACCCGGTCGAACAGGTGCTGATCCAGGCCGACCTGACCGCCGTCGCGCCCGGGCCGCTGCGCCGCGATCTGGCGACCGAACTGGGGTTGGTGGCCGAGGTCGAGTCGACCGGCGCGGCCACCGTCTACCGCTTCACCGACGCCTCCGTGCGCCGGGCGCTGGACGCCGGACGAAGCGCCGCAGAGGTCCACGAGTTCCTCGCCGGGGTCTCCCGCACACCGGTGCCACAGCCGTTGAGCTACCTGGTCGACGACGTGGCCCGCCGCCACGGCCGGATCCGCGTCGGCAACGCCGGCAGCTATCTGCGTTGTGACGACGCGGGCGTGGTCAACGAACTGCTGGCCCACCGGGGTACCGTCCTGCTGGGGCTGCGCCGCCTGGCGCCGACCGTGCTGGCCGCCGAGGTCGCACCGGAGTCGCTGCTGGCCCGGCTCCGCGAGCTCGGGTACGCACCGATGACCGAGTCGGCGGTGGGCACTGTGATCGTGACCCGGCCCAACGTGCGACGCACCGGCCGACGGAGCCCGCCGCGTCCGGTGGCCGCCGGTCTGACCCCGGCGCCGGGGTTGGCCACCGCCGCCGTGCGCGCGCTGCGGGCCGGCGACCGAGCCGCCGCCACGGGCCGGCGGGTTGCCGCGGAGGCGATCGGTTCGATCTCGACCGGATCGGCCACCCACGGCGGATCGCTCGGCCTGACCCTCGAGCGGTTACGGACCGCGGTCTCGTCGGGGGCGTCGGTCTGGGTCGAGTACGTCGGCGAGGACGGCACGGCGAGCGAACGCATCGTCGACCCGCTGGCGCTGGACGGCGGCCTGCTCTCGGCCTACGACCACCGGATGGCCAAGGTCCGCTACTTCAAGGTCTCCCACATCCGCGCCGTTGCC from Sporichthyaceae bacterium includes the following:
- a CDS encoding helicase-associated domain-containing protein → MSTVENGRPRTLADDLRGRSDAELEALFGHRPDLLAPVPADMTALVARATTRLSLLRALDRLDRFTLQVLDALSFAGDPARPADLARLVPAPAADLDRAVAALRETALVWGDPEELHVVRAVREVLGTSPGGTGPPLAAALAGFPPGRLQHLLGELGLPGTPDPPSALECLRETLGETESLARLLTSAPPGALELLDKVDAVGNGVVGRIDRAPTGAESGAALEWLLARGVLIALNADTVVLPAEVGVARRGGALYPHAQVAPPTPAPVEVGVKVADAAGVGQVMNTVRQVEQLLEAWSLDPPGVLRSGGGLGVRDLKRVQTLLDAEPAQAAATIELAYVTGLVAAEDHDAGLYLPTPGYDQWLAAGTAGRWTQLVQAWLRTSRVAALVGTRTDVGGPRDRPLPALGADLDRAWAPGLRRATIEELAALPNGTKATAADVLARLAWRAPRRTGVLHEVFVRATLNDAARLGVTGSGALTTFGRAVLDDDPAGATARLERALPDPVEQVLIQADLTAVAPGPLRRDLATELGLVAEVESTGAATVYRFTDASVRRALDAGRSAAEVHEFLAGVSRTPVPQPLSYLVDDVARRHGRIRVGNAGSYLRCDDAGVVNELLAHRGTVLLGLRRLAPTVLAAEVAPESLLARLRELGYAPMTESAVGTVIVTRPNVRRTGRRSPPRPVAAGLTPAPGLATAAVRALRAGDRAAATGRRVAAEAIGSISTGSATHGGSLGLTLERLRTAVSSGASVWVEYVGEDGTASERIVDPLALDGGLLSAYDHRMAKVRYFKVSHIRAVADA